The proteins below are encoded in one region of Ostrea edulis chromosome 3, xbOstEdul1.1, whole genome shotgun sequence:
- the LOC125674631 gene encoding zinc finger protein 235-like, whose product MNTLGGIKPYKCDVCGRTFNQTGVLEIHMRTHTGDKPFECEVCGKAFNQKGNLRTHMRIHTGDKPYKCEFCEKAFTVTGNLQRHIRTHTGDKPYKCDICEKAFNVSGNLHKHRRIHTGIKPYQCDVCGKAFGVTGDLQRHMRIHTGDRPYECDICGKTFNLTGTLQTHRRTHTGDKPYKCEICGKAFNITGHLQTHMRTHTGIKPYGCEVCGKAFTVTGDLQRHMRTHTGDKPFQCEICERAFNQKGHLQAHMRIHTGDKPYVMFVQRQSL is encoded by the coding sequence ATGAATACTCTAGGGGGTATAAAACCGtataaatgtgatgtctgtggaaGGACATTCAATCAGACCGGAGTCTTAGAGATACACATGAGGACACATACCGGTGATAAACCCTTCGAATGTGAAGTCTGTGGGAAAGCGTTCAATCAGAAAGGAAACTTGCGGACACACATGAGGATCcatactggtgataaaccttaCAAGTGCGAGTTCTGCGAGAAGGCATTCACTGTAACAGGAAATTTACAGAGACATATAAGgacacatactggtgataaaccttaCAAATGTGATATCTGTGAGAAGGCTTTCAACGTATCGGGAAACCTACACAAACACCGGAGGATACATACTGGTATTAAGCCTTATCAATGTGATGTTTGCGGAAAGGCGTTCGGCGTTACCGGAGACTTGCAGAGACACATGAGGATTCATACTGGTGATAGGCCTTACGAATGCGATATCTGTGGGAAGACGTTTAATCTGACAGGAACCTTACAAACACACAGGAGAACTcatactggtgataaaccttaCAAATGTGAGATCTGTGGGAAGGCTTTCAATATAACAGGACACTTACAGACACACATGAGAACACATACAGGCATTAAACCATATGGATGTGAAGTCTGTGGGAAAGCATTCACTGTAACAGGAGATTTACAGAGACACATGAGGACACATACTGGCGATAAACCTTTCCAATGTGAGATCTGTGAGAGGGCGTTTAATCAGAAAGGACACTTGCAGGCACACATGAGGATACATACTGGTGATAAGCCGTATGTGATGTTTGTGCAGAGGCAATCAttgtaa